One Thermofilum pendens Hrk 5 DNA segment encodes these proteins:
- the yciH gene encoding stress response translation initiation inhibitor YciH — MSAELLDNILKGVFKEQQLIKIRVEKRKGHRDVTIITGLDVKDPELRRMVSEMKAKFACGGTIKDDHVELQGDHRYKVKEFLVLNGFPESNIVVE; from the coding sequence ATGAGCGCGGAGCTATTAGATAACATATTAAAGGGAGTGTTCAAGGAGCAACAGCTGATCAAGATTCGCGTAGAGAAGCGCAAGGGTCACAGAGACGTTACCATTATAACGGGCCTCGATGTTAAAGATCCAGAGCTTCGAAGAATGGTCTCGGAGATGAAGGCAAAGTTTGCCTGCGGAGGTACAATAAAGGATGACCACGTAGAGCTACAGGGAGACCATAGGTACAAAGTTAAAGAGTTTCTAGTGCTCAACGGTTTTCCGGAGAGCAACATAGTCGTCGAGTAA
- a CDS encoding 50S ribosomal protein L24e, with amino-acid sequence MPRIVYCAFCGSPIKPGEGISYVKNDGTVLRYCSSKCFKSAIKYHRDPRRQKWVRKQVAHGSS; translated from the coding sequence ATGCCGAGAATAGTGTACTGCGCATTCTGCGGAAGCCCAATAAAGCCTGGAGAAGGCATCTCGTACGTAAAGAACGATGGCACCGTGCTTAGGTATTGTTCCTCTAAATGCTTTAAAAGCGCTATAAAGTACCACAGGGATCCCAGACGCCAGAAATGGGTTAGAAAGCAGGTTGCACACGGCAGTAGCTAG
- a CDS encoding signal recognition particle receptor subunit alpha codes for MESLKESLMGVVSRIRSSVLLDSREVDLVIRELQRALLKADVDVGLVLSVSERIKKRFFEEEQPPGFSKKEVLVKILYEELVNLLGGEETPELKVSSTPFKVMFVGLEGSGKTTTVAKVANYYKRKGYRVGVVAADTYRPGAYEQLRSLAEKVGVPFYGDPQERDAVSLALRGVKVLSDKGIQMILIDTAGRHKDEEALMEEVKTLYREVKPDAVVLVVDATQGSAVARQARAFQEAMPFGYVIVAKMDGSAKGGGALSAVASSKARVIFIGTGEKIEDLEEFNPKKFVARLLGMPDLEALLQRFSEFARLEKERARAIASGKITLLDLKEQLEGLRKMGPLSKIAEMMGLQVKVSEEDLNIDKWINIMNSMTMEELLNPEIIDSSRMRRIARGSGVSPRDVKQLLEAYRNMKKVMRQLSRSRMRGLPRGF; via the coding sequence ATGGAAAGCCTAAAAGAGAGCTTGATGGGTGTTGTCTCGAGGATTAGGTCTTCGGTACTCCTTGACTCTAGAGAAGTGGACCTCGTTATAAGGGAGCTTCAAAGGGCTTTGCTGAAGGCTGACGTTGATGTAGGGCTTGTCTTAAGCGTTTCTGAGAGGATAAAGAAGAGGTTTTTCGAGGAGGAACAACCGCCGGGTTTCTCCAAGAAGGAGGTCTTGGTGAAAATACTGTACGAGGAGCTTGTCAACCTCCTGGGAGGCGAGGAGACTCCCGAGCTCAAAGTGTCTTCGACGCCTTTCAAGGTCATGTTTGTGGGGCTCGAGGGCTCTGGTAAAACTACCACTGTTGCCAAAGTCGCGAACTACTATAAGAGGAAAGGCTACAGGGTGGGTGTAGTAGCTGCTGATACGTATAGACCTGGGGCGTACGAACAGCTAAGATCGTTAGCTGAGAAGGTAGGCGTCCCCTTTTACGGAGACCCCCAGGAAAGAGATGCCGTGAGTCTAGCCTTGAGGGGCGTGAAAGTGCTATCAGACAAAGGTATACAGATGATCTTGATAGATACAGCCGGTAGACACAAGGATGAAGAAGCGCTCATGGAGGAGGTGAAAACCCTATACAGAGAGGTGAAACCCGATGCCGTGGTTCTCGTCGTTGACGCAACTCAGGGAAGCGCTGTGGCACGCCAAGCTAGAGCCTTCCAGGAAGCCATGCCGTTTGGCTACGTCATTGTGGCTAAAATGGATGGGTCTGCTAAGGGCGGAGGGGCTCTCTCGGCCGTAGCATCCTCTAAGGCTAGAGTAATCTTCATAGGTACGGGAGAGAAGATCGAGGATCTAGAGGAGTTCAACCCGAAGAAATTTGTAGCGAGACTTCTAGGAATGCCGGACTTAGAGGCGCTTCTACAGAGATTCTCAGAGTTCGCCAGGCTCGAAAAGGAGAGAGCTAGAGCTATAGCTTCTGGGAAGATAACATTGCTGGACCTTAAGGAACAACTCGAGGGGTTGAGGAAGATGGGACCTCTCTCAAAGATAGCCGAAATGATGGGGTTGCAGGTGAAAGTATCGGAGGAGGACCTTAACATCGATAAGTGGATAAACATAATGAATTCTATGACCATGGAGGAGTTGCTAAACCCGGAAATCATAGATTCCTCCAGGATGCGTAGAATCGCGAGAGGTTCCGGCGTTTCTCCAAGAGATGTAAAGCAGTTACTTGAAGCGTATAGAAACATGAAGAAAGTTATGAGGCAACTCTCTAGGTCGAGAATGAGGGGGTTGCCTAGGGGATTTTAA
- a CDS encoding Hsp20/alpha crystallin family protein yields the protein MSDDTGKVAAELAEAIARIQKELNDSLREIWAKHFALYPDKLRMLDPLYDIEDRGDSLAVYVDLPGFRKNEIKIRVTEDSLEVFAEKSEERVKDEDSRKYIQRQRLYKQVYKKISLPVKVRPEQARARFEDGVLVVLVPKSGAEKEVEVKVE from the coding sequence ATGAGTGATGATACTGGTAAGGTTGCCGCTGAGCTGGCAGAAGCTATTGCTAGAATACAGAAAGAGCTGAACGATTCACTGAGGGAGATATGGGCGAAGCACTTCGCGTTATACCCGGACAAGCTTAGAATGCTGGATCCGCTCTACGATATAGAGGATAGGGGCGACTCCTTAGCTGTCTACGTGGATTTGCCGGGCTTCCGGAAAAACGAGATCAAGATAAGGGTTACCGAAGACTCTCTGGAAGTTTTCGCGGAGAAGAGCGAGGAAAGAGTTAAGGATGAGGATTCTAGGAAGTACATTCAAAGGCAAAGGCTTTACAAGCAGGTTTACAAGAAGATCTCGCTACCGGTTAAGGTGAGGCCCGAGCAGGCTCGTGCAAGGTTTGAGGACGGAGTGCTCGTGGTGCTTGTACCCAAGAGTGGCGCCGAGAAGGAAGTAGAAGTAAAGGTAGAGTAG
- the dnaG gene encoding DNA primase DnaG: MGGLPVSPKYVIKAKMEIKGSVEKHDIIGAIFGQAEGLLGSELDLRELQKTGRVGRIEVNTRSQDGTLVAEIEIPTNLDMAETAIIAATIESIDKVGPYPAKTEVVSIEDVRAEKRQKIIERAVELYKKLLESVPESRELVEEVLRRVRVAEIVEYGEEKLPGGPEVETSDTVILVEGRADVQNLLRHGYKNVIALGGATIPKSIKSLVENKKVILFVDGDRGGELIARNVINALKVDFVARAPPGREVEDLTAKEIARALQNKIPVDEFLQALEREKKQQKEVKAEIVVPPAKLIKSATKKNPEIAQEIVVPAEVYEKLEELKGTLEAVIYDENWQVVEKVPVRDLVNRLKEVERAAHVVLDGIITQRLVDVAYTKGLKSLIGVRIGEIIRKPDNIVLATFSSVKKSEENIQESVSTGESAQTSP, encoded by the coding sequence ATGGGAGGTTTACCTGTCTCACCTAAGTACGTGATAAAGGCTAAGATGGAGATAAAAGGATCCGTCGAAAAACACGACATAATAGGGGCTATCTTTGGCCAGGCAGAAGGCTTGCTCGGATCAGAGCTCGACTTGAGGGAGCTTCAAAAGACCGGCAGAGTTGGACGCATAGAGGTGAACACCCGATCGCAGGATGGCACCCTAGTAGCCGAGATAGAGATACCGACGAACCTCGACATGGCTGAGACTGCTATCATCGCCGCTACGATCGAGAGCATTGACAAGGTGGGTCCTTACCCTGCAAAGACGGAGGTAGTCTCGATCGAGGATGTAAGGGCGGAGAAGAGGCAGAAGATAATTGAGCGGGCGGTTGAGCTTTACAAAAAGCTCCTGGAGAGCGTGCCGGAGTCCAGGGAGCTCGTCGAGGAGGTCTTAAGGCGTGTAAGGGTAGCAGAGATAGTGGAGTACGGAGAGGAAAAGCTGCCAGGAGGCCCCGAAGTTGAAACATCCGATACTGTAATCCTTGTGGAGGGGCGTGCCGACGTACAAAACCTTCTTAGACATGGATATAAGAACGTTATAGCGCTTGGAGGAGCTACCATACCTAAGAGCATCAAGAGTTTGGTGGAGAACAAGAAGGTTATACTTTTCGTTGACGGTGATCGGGGAGGAGAGCTCATAGCGAGAAACGTTATCAACGCGCTGAAAGTCGACTTTGTTGCAAGGGCTCCGCCGGGAAGGGAAGTCGAGGATCTAACTGCAAAGGAGATAGCGAGGGCGCTCCAGAATAAGATCCCGGTTGACGAGTTTCTGCAAGCTCTAGAAAGGGAGAAAAAGCAACAAAAAGAGGTAAAAGCAGAGATAGTAGTCCCCCCGGCAAAGCTGATAAAGTCTGCTACTAAAAAGAACCCGGAGATCGCGCAGGAAATCGTAGTACCAGCTGAGGTTTACGAGAAACTCGAAGAGCTTAAAGGTACGCTGGAAGCCGTTATCTACGATGAAAACTGGCAGGTCGTTGAAAAAGTTCCTGTAAGGGACCTTGTCAACAGGCTTAAGGAGGTTGAACGAGCGGCGCACGTAGTGCTCGACGGAATTATCACTCAGCGCTTAGTGGACGTTGCGTATACGAAGGGTCTTAAATCACTTATTGGAGTCAGGATAGGAGAGATAATAAGGAAGCCAGACAACATTGTGCTAGCAACCTTCAGTTCGGTGAAAAAGAGCGAGGAGAATATCCAGGAAAGTGTAAGCACTGGTGAGAGCGCTCAGACGAGCCCCTAG
- a CDS encoding FprA family A-type flavoprotein, giving the protein MPRVFVDKVVDDLYVLRVDDDRTRFFEALWEIEEGITYNAYLLLTGEGAVVFDGWKKWFSELFLEKIREIVDYGDIRYVVVHHAEPDHSGSVPDVLRVSEKAVALGHPIAGRMLSSFYGVTRFRPVKDGEELKVGERSIHFVYTPWLHWPETIMSYLRDDGVLLSCDAFGSYSVPALYDESVENFEKLAWFIKKYYVTVIGHYSPHVLKALEKLGSLGVKPRIIAPSHGTIFRRNAERILDEYRRIALGEPVKGKAVVVYVSMYGFVERLVSLAIEELSQRGFETRVYAFTDTSRPRISDILGELADAELLVLGGATYEAGVQPVLDYVVRLIAEKLEYRSDKLAVLLLSSYGWAGTAGKLVAEALKGHGFQRVSSVEVQGYAPENVKENLKKALDSLLSL; this is encoded by the coding sequence ATGCCTAGAGTTTTTGTAGACAAGGTAGTAGACGATTTGTACGTACTCCGAGTTGACGACGACAGGACAAGGTTTTTCGAGGCGCTGTGGGAAATAGAAGAAGGCATTACGTACAACGCGTACCTCCTGTTAACCGGCGAGGGGGCAGTGGTCTTCGATGGGTGGAAGAAGTGGTTTTCTGAGCTATTCTTGGAGAAAATTAGGGAAATAGTGGACTATGGGGATATCAGGTATGTAGTTGTTCACCACGCTGAGCCGGATCACTCGGGCAGCGTGCCGGACGTTCTGCGGGTATCCGAGAAGGCAGTCGCACTGGGACACCCTATCGCCGGGAGGATGCTGTCCTCTTTTTACGGGGTTACCAGGTTCAGGCCCGTGAAGGACGGAGAGGAGTTAAAGGTGGGGGAGCGTAGCATTCACTTCGTGTACACCCCGTGGCTTCACTGGCCCGAAACAATAATGAGTTACCTTAGAGATGACGGCGTACTTCTGAGCTGCGACGCTTTCGGGTCGTACTCCGTTCCAGCTCTCTACGATGAGAGCGTTGAGAATTTCGAAAAACTGGCATGGTTCATCAAGAAGTACTATGTAACGGTGATCGGGCATTACTCTCCCCACGTATTGAAGGCCCTGGAAAAGCTCGGCAGTCTAGGGGTAAAGCCGCGCATCATTGCACCATCTCATGGTACGATCTTTAGGAGAAACGCCGAGAGAATACTGGACGAGTACCGACGTATAGCGCTCGGGGAGCCGGTTAAGGGTAAAGCAGTGGTCGTATACGTGTCAATGTATGGCTTCGTGGAACGTCTGGTAAGCCTGGCTATAGAAGAGCTTTCGCAGAGAGGCTTTGAGACAAGGGTTTACGCCTTCACGGATACCTCCAGGCCTAGAATCTCCGATATCCTGGGAGAACTCGCAGATGCTGAGTTGCTAGTACTCGGCGGAGCAACCTACGAGGCCGGGGTTCAACCGGTACTGGACTACGTGGTTCGGTTAATAGCGGAAAAGCTCGAATATAGGTCCGACAAGCTTGCCGTTCTGCTACTCTCAAGCTACGGTTGGGCCGGGACGGCGGGCAAGCTGGTAGCAGAGGCGCTTAAGGGGCATGGCTTCCAACGCGTAAGTAGCGTCGAAGTGCAAGGCTACGCCCCGGAGAACGTGAAGGAAAATCTGAAAAAGGCTCTGGACAGTCTTCTGTCTCTATGA
- the infB gene encoding translation initiation factor IF-2 produces the protein MSNDQGSQFLRAPIVVVLGHVDAGKTTLLDKIRGTAVAKREPGTMTQHIGASFLPWKALEAVCGSLVSQIRAEVVIPGFLVIDTPGHEAFSNLRRRGGSIADIAILVVDVLRGLEQQTFESIDILRERKVPFIVAVNKIDKIPGWKSFPNTPFVESVKRQSEAAQLKLEELLSYIIQQFASLGFRSDRYDRIRDFTRVLALVPVSAVTGEGIPDLLLVLAGLAQRYLKGRLLASIAPGKGVILELKEEAGLGMTATLILYDGVIRRGDIVVTGGIEGAFSTRVRALLMPKPLDEMRSPEDRFLEVERIVAAAGVKLVAEGLEKAVPGAPLFVAVSEEEVGRLKQLVEEEISGVKFERDVVGVVVKADTLGTLEALVGYLKKQGIPIRVADIGPVVKRDVVQASMVKEKDPLYAAILAFNVKILPEAQDEAARHGIPVFQERIMYKLVENYQKWLQETRDAEVRKAFEKITPPAVVQILPGYVFRRRDPIIVGVRVVCGRIRSGVPLITKDGREIGEIMQIKEHDKVLDVVSEGAEVAISIRSKAIVGRQVKEGDYLYSNLSIEEINRLLEKYEKYLAENEKSYLRKLMRFKMGLSKEIEYP, from the coding sequence ATGAGCAATGACCAGGGCTCTCAATTTCTTAGGGCTCCAATAGTCGTTGTTCTGGGGCACGTTGATGCAGGCAAGACTACGTTGCTGGACAAGATCAGGGGGACGGCTGTAGCTAAGCGAGAACCCGGTACGATGACGCAGCATATCGGCGCTTCTTTTCTCCCCTGGAAGGCCCTAGAAGCCGTATGCGGCAGTCTTGTCTCGCAGATAAGAGCCGAGGTTGTGATTCCAGGCTTCCTGGTTATCGATACGCCTGGCCACGAAGCTTTCTCCAATCTGAGGAGGCGCGGAGGGAGCATAGCGGACATAGCGATACTGGTAGTAGATGTTTTGAGGGGTCTTGAGCAACAAACCTTCGAGTCTATAGATATCCTGAGAGAGAGGAAGGTTCCGTTCATTGTAGCGGTGAATAAGATCGATAAGATCCCCGGGTGGAAGAGTTTTCCGAATACCCCGTTTGTAGAGTCGGTGAAAAGGCAGAGTGAAGCCGCTCAGCTAAAACTGGAGGAGCTTTTAAGCTATATAATCCAGCAGTTCGCGTCGCTGGGCTTTAGGAGCGACAGGTACGACAGAATACGGGACTTTACCAGGGTACTCGCCTTGGTCCCTGTAAGCGCGGTAACAGGGGAAGGTATACCGGACCTGTTGCTCGTATTGGCCGGGCTTGCTCAGCGATACCTGAAGGGCAGGCTTCTCGCGAGCATTGCTCCGGGAAAAGGGGTTATTTTGGAGCTTAAGGAGGAGGCTGGGCTGGGAATGACCGCCACGCTGATTCTCTACGATGGGGTTATTCGAAGAGGCGACATCGTGGTAACCGGTGGGATTGAGGGGGCTTTTTCTACAAGGGTTCGCGCACTACTTATGCCAAAACCTCTCGACGAGATGAGGTCTCCGGAGGACAGATTCCTCGAAGTGGAAAGGATAGTAGCTGCCGCGGGCGTGAAGCTGGTAGCCGAGGGGTTGGAAAAGGCTGTGCCCGGCGCGCCGCTCTTCGTCGCGGTAAGCGAGGAAGAAGTGGGTCGTCTAAAGCAACTAGTAGAGGAGGAGATCTCCGGCGTGAAGTTCGAGAGGGACGTTGTGGGCGTTGTTGTCAAGGCGGATACTCTCGGAACGCTAGAGGCGCTCGTAGGTTACCTGAAGAAACAGGGGATACCGATACGCGTGGCAGATATAGGACCGGTCGTTAAAAGGGACGTCGTTCAGGCGAGCATGGTTAAAGAGAAGGATCCGCTTTACGCGGCTATACTAGCCTTCAACGTGAAGATTCTACCAGAGGCGCAGGATGAAGCAGCCCGCCATGGTATCCCGGTGTTCCAGGAGAGAATCATGTACAAGCTAGTTGAAAACTACCAGAAATGGTTGCAGGAAACTAGAGACGCTGAAGTGAGGAAGGCGTTCGAAAAGATAACCCCGCCTGCCGTGGTACAGATCCTGCCGGGGTACGTCTTCCGCAGGCGTGACCCGATAATCGTGGGTGTAAGGGTTGTCTGCGGCAGGATACGCAGTGGGGTACCGCTGATAACGAAGGACGGTAGGGAGATAGGAGAGATCATGCAGATAAAAGAACACGACAAAGTGCTGGACGTGGTGAGCGAGGGGGCCGAGGTAGCTATTTCGATTAGGAGCAAGGCTATAGTAGGGCGGCAGGTAAAGGAAGGAGACTACTTATACTCCAACCTTTCGATCGAGGAGATAAACCGTCTTCTGGAGAAGTACGAAAAGTACCTGGCAGAGAACGAGAAAAGCTACTTAAGGAAGCTCATGAGGTTCAAAATGGGTTTAAGCAAGGAGATAGAATACCCTTAA